The nucleotide window ACCGATCATGCAATTGTTGGCCGCGACAATGCGATCACCCAATTTGCAATCATGGGCGATGTGCGATTGGGTCATGAAGTAATTGCTGTCACCGACGCGAGTGACGCCGTCTTCCTTTTCACTGGCGCGATTGACCGTGCACAGTTCGCGGAAGGTGTTCCCGTCGCCGATTTCCACGCGGGTGTTGGTGCCGCGATAGCTTTTATCCTGCGGATGGGTCCCGATCACGCATCCGGCAAAGATGTGATTGTCACGACCGATGCTGGTGTGACCCTTGATCGTCACATGATCTTCGATCACCGTGCCTTCACCGATTTTGACATCGGGACCGACGACACAGAAGTGTCCGATTCGAACGTTCGGGCCCAGTTCGGCTCTTGGGTCCACCGCGGCGGTTTTTTCTATCTGGGCACCCATGTCGTCTCCGGGCGTCGGTTGGGTTGTGTTGAATTTGTCATGAAGTAGGCGATCAGCGTGCGTCCGAGCAAGTTCAGTTTTCACAAACCTTGCCGCGTCGCTCAAAAAAGGGGTCAGGCCACTTTTCGTCGTGTCTGTTCGCCGGCTCGTTGTTGGGTCAGCATTTCGCTCAGTCGCTTGGCCAGCATTCCGTTCAGGATGTGGCCGCCACGGTGTGAAATGAATCGACCGATCAGGTCACAAGGCACCAAAGCCAAGTCGCCGATCATGTCCAGTGTTTTGTGCCGGCTGCATTCGTTGCGATAACGCAGCGGATTGTCGATCGGTCCGTCGTCGTCGAACACCAACAAATCATGGTGGGTGACGTGGCTGGCGACGCCCGATGCGTGCAGCGCATCGGCTTGTTCTTTGGTGACGAACGTGCGTGCCGGTGCGACCTGTCGTACGAATCGATGGGGCGTCATTTCGATCCCGAAATTGCCCGCGGGAACCGGCGAGTCATCGCCATAGTTCAACTGGTATTCGAAATAGGTTTCGCCGGAGATCGAAGGTGTGGCTTCGATCCAACCATCGTTGTGCCTCAGACGCAGCGGCTGGTGAATCACCAATTGCATGCGTGTGTCGGCTTGGATCACCAGACCGGCGGATTGCAGGGCTTCGACAAAGGCCAGGCTGCTGCCATCGAGGCCGGGCATTTCTTCGCCGTCGATTTCGACCACACAGTTGTCGATTTCAAGACCGGCCAGAGCGGCCATCAGATGTTCCACCATGGCGAACGAAGCATCGCCGTCACGCAACAGCGTTCGAAAGCTGATCGCGTCGCTGCGGTCGGTGGTCGCCAGCAACGAAGGCTGGTCGGGCAGATCGCTGCGGACCAACCGCACGCCGGTGTTGACCGGTGCGGGGCTGATCGTCAGGTGGACGTCTTGTCCGGACCAATAACCACGACCGCGGACAGAGCACGGGCTGGCGATGGTGTGTTGGTTCCGCCCGGTCGGTTTGCCCGACGCGGTGGTTGGTGTGCGTGAACCGTCCATGCCCGGCCTCCTTGCCGGCAGGTGTTCAGAATCAAACGATCGGTTTGACACACGCGCGGTCCGGTCCATCGCTGGCCCGAACCGCAGGTGATGTCAGTTCATCGCTGGTGTCGACGGGATCAGCGGGCGGATGTGCCGGCGTTACCCTGGGCGATGCGTTGGCTCAAGATCTTCATGATCGCGGCGGTCATGTCCATCGACGAATCGTGATAGACGATGTTCTTCATGACGCCACGGACGACCGAGTCGCCTTTGGCCTTGTCCATGTCTTCGCTGTTGTAGCGCAGCACCAGGTTGATCTTGTTGTACTTGGCAACGTCCGCAACGGCGGCAGCAATTTGCTGGTAGTTGTCAAAGTAGATTTTGGCTTCGGCGTCGGCCAGTTCCTTGCGGGTACGGGCCATTTCCAAACGCAGCTTCGATTCCATCGAGGCGACTTTTTCTTCTTGCTGCGTATAAGCCGGGGTGCCGGGGCTGAAGGTCTTCAGCTTTTCGACTTCCTTTTGCAGTTCTTCACGTTTTGCTTTGAACTGTTCGTCGTAGCTTTTCAGCTTTGATTCGACGGCAGCCACTTGAGCCTTGATGGCTTCGTGTTCTTTGAAGATCTTGGCCACATCGACGACTGCGATGCGGTGGCCGGAGTCCTGAGCCGATGCGACGGTGGTCACCGAAGCCAGGGCTGCCGTGAGGGTCAAGACGATGGCCAGTTTGACGATTGATCGCACGTCCGCTCTCCTTGCGTAATGTTTGCGAGAATGTGGGTTCACCAGCGATGGTTGTCGCCGCGGCCGCGAGCCGATCGATTTCAGTCCATCCTAAATCGATCATTGCCCACGACGTTGCCGCGTCGCTTTCGACCGTCGCTTTGGTCCTGATGGGCGACGGCTAAATGAACTTCGGCGGATTGTGTCAATCGCCCGATTCCAGGGCAAGATCGATTGGCCGCGGAAATCGCGGGGTTGATGGTTTTTTTTGACGATTCGGCGGGCCCGAAATCTGGATGAATTGCCCACTTCATGGCGTTGATCGGCCGACATCCCTCCGATTGGCAAGCTTTACCGCCTAGACTGACTTTCCCTTTTGTTCCGCATCCGACGGTCGTTCGGCTTGTTGCGGTCGTTCCGCATGTCGGGATCGTTCGGCATGTGGCGGTCATTCCAGATGTTTCGCCCGGCGGGGTCGGATCATAGTCCTGGTTCCGGTGGTGCCGATCTTAAGGGACATGACGAAAACGCCTGTCCTGACGATTCGACGCCGTGGGATCCTTTGCCGGATC belongs to Crateriforma spongiae and includes:
- the lpxA gene encoding acyl-ACP--UDP-N-acetylglucosamine O-acyltransferase; the encoded protein is MGAQIEKTAAVDPRAELGPNVRIGHFCVVGPDVKIGEGTVIEDHVTIKGHTSIGRDNHIFAGCVIGTHPQDKSYRGTNTRVEIGDGNTFRELCTVNRASEKEDGVTRVGDSNYFMTQSHIAHDCKLGDRIVAANNCMIGGHVHIGNDVTIAGGVGIHHFVSVGQLSFIGAMSTVLHDVPPYMIVEGANARPRCVNVVGLKRNDYPQDDINVLNQAFRLLYRARVGVDAARDELLSIGPIRPVLRHLFDHLEHTGGGRHGRGRDRRKAA
- a CDS encoding UDP-3-O-acyl-N-acetylglucosamine deacetylase, whose amino-acid sequence is MDGSRTPTTASGKPTGRNQHTIASPCSVRGRGYWSGQDVHLTISPAPVNTGVRLVRSDLPDQPSLLATTDRSDAISFRTLLRDGDASFAMVEHLMAALAGLEIDNCVVEIDGEEMPGLDGSSLAFVEALQSAGLVIQADTRMQLVIHQPLRLRHNDGWIEATPSISGETYFEYQLNYGDDSPVPAGNFGIEMTPHRFVRQVAPARTFVTKEQADALHASGVASHVTHHDLLVFDDDGPIDNPLRYRNECSRHKTLDMIGDLALVPCDLIGRFISHRGGHILNGMLAKRLSEMLTQQRAGEQTRRKVA
- a CDS encoding OmpH family outer membrane protein — translated: MRSIVKLAIVLTLTAALASVTTVASAQDSGHRIAVVDVAKIFKEHEAIKAQVAAVESKLKSYDEQFKAKREELQKEVEKLKTFSPGTPAYTQQEEKVASMESKLRLEMARTRKELADAEAKIYFDNYQQIAAAVADVAKYNKINLVLRYNSEDMDKAKGDSVVRGVMKNIVYHDSSMDMTAAIMKILSQRIAQGNAGTSAR